The proteins below come from a single bacterium genomic window:
- a CDS encoding FG-GAP-like repeat-containing protein has product MKTALVLLLSIPLAVLAYGTAEQTDWSGGDGVPGPVTNWEDTFESATDVNWSGIPGRFVLSGEALDTPVEHLVDDDINFPNSVYAADLDGDGDQDVLCAAYNDNEIAWWENLDGSGMNWYFHFVAVNFNGAQSVYAADIDGDDDLDILGAAGLDGDVVCWLNADGDGGSWTRVLIDYNFLGAISVYAADVDGDDDTDVIGAAWRGDEIAWWSNDDGAGTDWTKHTVESDYDGATCVYAADVDGDDDIDILGTSSSFNEIAWWENTDGSGTSWIKHVLSGGFGSANSVCATDMNGDGDIDIIGSAYSLNSIFWWENRDGSGSSWTDHMVDNNFEGTCWVSAADVDGDNDKDILGAACVGDDITWWENMDGEGTSWTEHLVFGYFDGAVSVYAADLDGDKGLDVLGACAYADTIAWWEVTEFRDSGELASSILDTGGGVGWGVVDWVDDEPADTTLTVEARASDNAGAMGDWVEIAEDDLSDYLPDGLRYLQYRVGLESATGEATPTFNWVRFSWSDDPAVDDVELSASAAEDGILIGWTIRGDVPARLRILREVNGGISPLHTDALPGSARRYLDHGVEPGFEYRYWLEVVEADGSVSRFGPTEAVHIESEGIALSLSESYPSPALDTVSIALNLPEDGRVELTVYDLAGRRMATLVDSELTAGRHEVSWNCAEIPSGVYLYRLETSAGSLTNRLVIGR; this is encoded by the coding sequence ATGAAAACGGCTCTGGTGTTGCTTTTATCAATCCCGCTGGCCGTGCTGGCCTACGGGACGGCGGAGCAGACCGACTGGTCCGGCGGCGACGGGGTGCCCGGTCCGGTAACCAACTGGGAGGACACCTTCGAGTCGGCGACCGACGTCAACTGGTCGGGCATACCGGGTAGATTCGTCCTGTCCGGTGAGGCGCTGGACACACCTGTTGAGCATCTGGTGGACGATGATATCAATTTTCCAAACTCGGTCTACGCGGCTGATTTGGACGGCGACGGCGATCAGGACGTCCTATGTGCAGCTTACAATGATAATGAAATCGCATGGTGGGAAAACCTAGATGGCTCAGGCATGAACTGGTACTTTCACTTCGTGGCCGTTAATTTTAACGGCGCCCAATCCGTTTACGCCGCAGATATAGACGGTGACGACGACCTTGACATACTGGGCGCCGCCGGTTTGGATGGGGATGTCGTCTGCTGGCTCAATGCCGACGGTGACGGGGGCAGTTGGACAAGAGTTCTAATCGATTACAATTTCCTCGGTGCTATTTCGGTTTACGCCGCGGACGTGGACGGAGACGACGACACCGACGTCATCGGAGCCGCATGGCGCGGGGATGAAATAGCGTGGTGGTCGAATGACGACGGTGCGGGAACTGACTGGACCAAACACACCGTGGAGAGCGACTACGACGGTGCGACGTGCGTTTACGCGGCTGATGTGGACGGAGACGACGATATCGACATCCTAGGCACAAGCTCTAGCTTCAACGAAATAGCTTGGTGGGAAAACACCGACGGATCGGGAACCTCCTGGATCAAACATGTGTTGAGCGGCGGGTTTGGTTCAGCCAACTCGGTTTGTGCGACCGACATGAACGGTGATGGGGACATAGATATCATCGGCTCGGCATACAGTCTAAACAGCATTTTCTGGTGGGAAAACAGAGACGGCTCTGGCTCAAGTTGGACCGACCACATGGTGGATAACAACTTTGAAGGAACCTGCTGGGTCTCCGCCGCCGATGTTGACGGCGATAACGACAAGGACATCCTTGGAGCGGCGTGCGTCGGGGACGACATCACCTGGTGGGAGAACATGGATGGTGAGGGAACCAGTTGGACCGAACACCTGGTCTTCGGCTACTTCGACGGCGCCGTTTCCGTTTATGCGGCCGACCTCGATGGCGATAAAGGCCTAGATGTTCTGGGGGCCTGCGCCTATGCGGATACCATCGCCTGGTGGGAGGTGACGGAGTTTCGGGATTCGGGAGAGCTGGCGAGTTCCATCCTGGACACCGGCGGCGGCGTGGGGTGGGGTGTCGTGGATTGGGTTGACGACGAGCCGGCTGACACCACGCTGACCGTCGAGGCCCGGGCGTCCGACAACGCCGGCGCGATGGGCGACTGGGTGGAAATCGCCGAGGACGACCTGTCCGACTACCTCCCCGACGGCCTGCGCTACCTCCAGTACCGGGTGGGCCTGGAATCCGCGACCGGCGAGGCCACACCGACGTTCAACTGGGTCAGGTTTTCCTGGAGCGATGACCCGGCGGTGGATGATGTGGAGCTGTCCGCCTCGGCCGCCGAGGATGGGATTCTCATCGGCTGGACGATTCGGGGCGATGTCCCCGCCAGGCTGCGGATTCTGCGCGAGGTGAACGGCGGCATATCTCCGCTCCACACCGATGCCCTCCCCGGTTCGGCGAGGCGCTACCTGGACCATGGCGTTGAGCCGGGATTCGAGTACCGCTACTGGCTGGAGGTCGTCGAGGCCGACGGGTCGGTTTCCCGCTTCGGTCCCACCGAGGCAGTGCACATCGAGTCGGAGGGGATAGCCTTGTCTCTGAGCGAGTCCTACCCCTCGCCGGCGTTGGACACGGTGTCCATCGCCCTTAACCTACCTGAGGATGGCCGCGTGGAGCTGACGGTTTACGACCTGGCCGGTAGGCGCATGGCGACGCTCGTTGACTCGGAGTTGACCGCGGGCCGCCACGAGGTTTCCTGGA